The proteins below come from a single Macrobrachium nipponense isolate FS-2020 chromosome 17, ASM1510439v2, whole genome shotgun sequence genomic window:
- the LOC135195867 gene encoding equilibrative nucleoside transporter 4-like: protein MSVESYGRFGADDDDDDEHDGPGRHISPPEDHWNLIYMALVLAGIGFLLPYNSFTIAVDYFEKRYPNSTIVFDISIVYTFIAFGAVLLSNLLVELVPLNVRIIFAIELDITVRFQLI from the exons ATGAGCGTGGAGTCATATGGAAG ATTTGGggctgatgatgacgatgatgatgagcaTGATGGTCCAGGGCGCCACATATCCCCTCCAGAAGACCACTGGAATCTCATTTATATGGCACTGGTGCTGGCTGGGATTGGCTTTCTTCTTCCTTACAACAG CTTTACCATAGCAGTGGATTACTTCGAGAAACGTTACCCCAATTCCACAATTGTCTTTGACATTTCAATTGTGTATACCTTCATAGCATTTGGGGCTGTTCTACTCAGCAACCTTTTAGTAGAGTTGGTTCCTCTCAATGTCAGAATCATATTTG CTATTGAATTGGATATCACTGTCAGATTCCAGCTCATCTAG